DNA sequence from the bacterium genome:
CCTTCGGACTTCACCGGGTACGTGCGGGACCAGATTCGCGGGGCGCTGGCCGGCGGCGCCGACGGCTACCTCTTCTGGCACGCCAACTCGAGCTACGGTCCGCTGTGGCCGGCGCTGGACCCGATGTGGAGGCCGCTGCCCCCGCCGCTCAACCCCCCGCCCAAAGTCGAGCCCGTCCCGATAATCCCGGCGGGGTCGAGGTAGAGGGCTGAGCCGACATCAAAGGTCGGCCCGCGGGTAATTCACCCTCCCCCCTCTGGGGGAGGGTCGGGGAGGGGGGGCGAAAGCAGCTCCCCTCTCCCAGTGGGAGCGGCGCGCCGACGGGGATAGGGGTGAGGGCTGCATTATAAAAAAACGGGCGGACCTAAAGGTCCGCCCCTACGTCATCGCAATCCGCGAGGCACGGGTTAGGGTGAGGGCTGCCTTATAAAAAACGGGCCGACCTAAAGGTCGGCCCCTACATCATCGCAATCATCAGGGCACGGAGCCCCGCCCTACATTATGCAATCTACACAACCCTCAGGCGTACTCCGTCCCGACCGGGTGCGCCGCCCACCAGTCCCGGGCCGCTCGCACGTCCCGCTCTATCTGCGCCTTCAGCGCGTCGAGATCGGGGAACCGCACCTCGTCGCGCAGCCGGGCGTGGAAATCCACCGCCACCGCCGCCCCGTACGCGTCCATCCGCTGGTCGAAGAGGTGGACCTCCATCATCGGCTTGGCCCCACAGGGTGAGTCCTCCACCGTCGGGCGCCAGCCGATGTTGGCCACACCCCGGTAGACGTGCCCGATGAGCCGCCCCTCCACGGCGTAAACCCCCGGCTTGGGCGGCATCTCGTAGTAATCGGGGATGTTGGCCGTGGGGAAGCCGAGCTTGCGCGCCAGCCCGAGCCCCTTCACCACCCGGCCCAGCAAGCGGTGCGGCTTGCCCAGAAGGCAGGCCGCCCTGGAGACGTCACCCTCGGCCAGGAGGCCGCGGACGGCCTTGCTCTTGACGACCAGGCCGCACTCGGTCACCGGCTCGAGCACCTCGTCGCGGATACCGAGCCTCCCGGCCAGCTCGCCGAGCTTCACCGCGTCGGCGTGGTCGGACCCGAAGCGGTGGTCGTAGCCCCGCGCCATACCGGTCATCCCCAGCTCCTCCACGAGCCGGCGGAGTAATTCTTCGGCGGTGAGCGCGGCGAAGACGGGGTCGAACTCCACCAGAATGGCGGCGTCGGCCCCGGCCAGGGCGAGGAGCTCGAGACGGCGCTCGACGCTGGTCAGCGGCTCCGGGGCGCTCTCGGGCCGGAGGGCGGCCAGGGGGTGGCGACGGAAGGTGAGCACCACCGCCGGGTCGTCCCCCGACATACCGTCGAGGAGGGCCAACAGGCGCTGGTGCCCCAGGTGCACCCCGTCGAAGGTGCCGATGGTGAAGCAGCCGCCGGGTTGCAGGCGGCCCCGGGCGGATTCGATGCCGGGGTAGAGGTCCATGACGCCTGACTAGGAATCGGGGGTGACGAGGGTCGTCCGGGGTTGGATGACCGCGCCGCCGGGACCGGGCTCCACCTGGCCCACTCCGACGAAGCCCTCGGGCCCGTACACGCGCAGGAGGGTCCCCACGGGGTGCCGCTCGCCCAGGGTCACCGGGATGCCGTGGAGGTAACGGGTGAGATCATCGGTGGAGACCCGGCACTTGGTGAGGTAGGTCAGCGAGCGCTCGGGCTGGACCAGCTTTTCCAGGGCCGCCTCGTGGAGCTCCTCGGGCGGGCGGTCCACGCCGAGGGCCTCCTCCACGGTGAAGACGCCGTTGCGCGTGCGGACCAGGCCGGCCAGATGAGCCCCGCAGCCGATGACCCGGCCCATGTCGTGGGCCAGGGCGCGGACGTAGGTCCCCTTGGAGCAGGAGATGAGAAACTCGGCCTGCACGCCCTCGAGGCCGACGAAATCGAAACCGAAGACTTTCACCTGCCGGGGCGGGACGTGGACGGGCTTCCCCCGACGGGCCAGCTTGTAGAGCCTCTCCCCGTCCACCTTGGCCGCGGAATAGGGGGGAGGGCTCTGCATTATCTCGCCCGTGAACCGGGGGATGACC
Encoded proteins:
- the truB gene encoding tRNA pseudouridine(55) synthase TruB, with product MAEELTGVLNCDKPAGWTSFDVIRKLRRALGMKKMGHTGSLDPIATGVLVICLGRATRLVDLLMATEKEYRAWVRFGVATDTYDADGEVTDEAEPPADLRAAIEEVIPRFTGEIMQSPPPYSAAKVDGERLYKLARRGKPVHVPPRQVKVFGFDFVGLEGVQAEFLISCSKGTYVRALAHDMGRVIGCGAHLAGLVRTRNGVFTVEEALGVDRPPEELHEAALEKLVQPERSLTYLTKCRVSTDDLTRYLHGIPVTLGERHPVGTLLRVYGPEGFVGVGQVEPGPGGAVIQPRTTLVTPDS
- the ribF gene encoding riboflavin biosynthesis protein RibF — translated: MDLYPGIESARGRLQPGGCFTIGTFDGVHLGHQRLLALLDGMSGDDPAVVLTFRRHPLAALRPESAPEPLTSVERRLELLALAGADAAILVEFDPVFAALTAEELLRRLVEELGMTGMARGYDHRFGSDHADAVKLGELAGRLGIRDEVLEPVTECGLVVKSKAVRGLLAEGDVSRAACLLGKPHRLLGRVVKGLGLARKLGFPTANIPDYYEMPPKPGVYAVEGRLIGHVYRGVANIGWRPTVEDSPCGAKPMMEVHLFDQRMDAYGAAVAVDFHARLRDEVRFPDLDALKAQIERDVRAARDWWAAHPVGTEYA